The Pseudomonas sp. G2-4 genome window below encodes:
- a CDS encoding MFS transporter, with amino-acid sequence MKGEESARMWRLQWLFGWLHFVLAVPSIYLLLGLPLVMREHGWSGTDIGLFQLTGLPAVFKFLLALPVQRYRTVRGHYRLWALVLCLLLALLLVLASQQAITANRLFLFGLAFAAGVLATWADIPVNALAIKLLPQTQRLRAGGIRSAALFLAAIVGAGVMLLVQARWGWQAPFLLMAAGLLLALPFLWLLHESVVSDEGLQDAKPSQVDWSGFFRQPGARLWIWLLLSGFPFLGAAWLYLKPLLLDQGMPVQEVAWIAGVGGGVVGALASVLGARLVQRLGPAWVTPWFMVGALLALLALTGAVWLQVSKPWLVAAVYLLATAMGAVSSLMFGLMMFFSRHHHQANDYGLQASLFVLTRLLVPIGVGVLLDRSGPAGMLAGLCLAMLGVCVLAMAARGSIAQVTADACVPIGRADRVREKHAPSISSTQ; translated from the coding sequence ATGAAAGGCGAGGAAAGCGCCCGCATGTGGCGGCTCCAATGGCTGTTCGGCTGGCTCCATTTCGTCCTCGCGGTGCCCAGCATCTACCTGCTGCTGGGGCTTCCACTGGTCATGCGTGAACATGGCTGGTCCGGCACCGACATCGGGCTGTTCCAACTGACGGGGCTGCCGGCGGTGTTCAAATTCCTGCTGGCCTTGCCCGTGCAGCGCTATCGGACGGTTCGAGGCCATTATCGTCTTTGGGCGCTGGTGCTGTGCCTGCTGCTGGCGCTGTTGCTGGTGCTGGCCAGCCAGCAGGCGATCACCGCCAATCGCCTGTTCTTGTTCGGCCTGGCTTTCGCCGCCGGCGTACTGGCGACCTGGGCCGACATCCCAGTCAATGCCCTGGCTATCAAGCTATTGCCACAAACGCAGCGATTGCGCGCCGGGGGGATCCGTTCGGCAGCGCTGTTTCTCGCTGCGATTGTGGGCGCCGGCGTCATGCTGTTGGTGCAGGCGCGCTGGGGCTGGCAGGCGCCATTTCTGTTGATGGCTGCAGGGTTGCTGCTGGCGCTGCCATTTCTTTGGCTATTGCATGAGAGCGTGGTTAGCGATGAAGGCCTCCAGGACGCCAAGCCATCGCAGGTCGATTGGTCGGGTTTTTTCAGGCAGCCCGGTGCACGTCTTTGGATCTGGCTGCTGCTCAGCGGTTTTCCCTTTCTCGGTGCCGCGTGGCTGTACCTCAAGCCACTGTTGCTGGACCAGGGCATGCCTGTGCAGGAGGTGGCCTGGATTGCGGGTGTCGGCGGTGGCGTGGTCGGCGCCCTGGCGAGCGTACTGGGCGCAAGGCTGGTGCAGCGCCTGGGCCCGGCATGGGTGACGCCGTGGTTCATGGTTGGTGCTTTGTTGGCGCTGTTGGCATTGACGGGCGCGGTCTGGCTCCAGGTCTCGAAGCCGTGGTTGGTGGCGGCGGTTTATCTATTGGCCACGGCCATGGGCGCGGTGTCGAGCCTGATGTTCGGTCTGATGATGTTTTTCTCCCGCCACCACCACCAGGCCAACGACTACGGCCTTCAGGCCAGCCTGTTTGTACTCACGCGTCTCTTGGTGCCGATCGGCGTCGGCGTGTTGCTCGACCGCAGTGGCCCGGCGGGAATGCTGGCTGGCCTGTGCCTGGCAATGCTCGGCGTATGCGTCCTGGCGATGGCTGCGCGGGGCTCGATTGCCCAGGTCACGGCGGATGCCTGTGTCCCCATCGGCCGGGCTGACCGAGTCAGAGAAAAACACGCCCCCTCAATCAGTTCGACCCAATAG